From the Cryptomeria japonica chromosome 2, Sugi_1.0, whole genome shotgun sequence genome, one window contains:
- the LOC131859572 gene encoding calmodulin-binding receptor-like cytoplasmic kinase 3 produces MLNAEVLARDCDINHLLQERIMRLLVCRFRFQNRAEHGLGFQVQGKSGFVWGGNGSVRSILCGLLPKKEVADGNSSPIIQTEGINPSSKQWRKAVYRGTLKDETSVAIKTAKLGNRKGTEPEYYRNYQLLDKSDVYSFGVVLLELVTFRKVIDFSRNFDYVNLVVWVLGKHEEGKVMDVVESRLTEKASPLVLDTIRVVALMTVGCLKEKRQDTIAITPPAILVSKTQLSC; encoded by the exons ATGTTAAATGCAGAAGTCCTGGCCAGGGATTGTGACATAAATCATCTATTGCAGGAGAGGATAATGAGGTTACTTGTGTGCCGGTTCCGTTTCCAGAACAGGGCAGAGCATGGATTAGGGTTTCAGGTTCAGGGGAAATCTGGATTTGTATG GGGTGGTAACGGGAGCGTGCGTAGCATTCTCTGTGGTCTTCTACCAAAAAAAGAAGTTGCAGATGGAAATTCAAGCCCAATTATCCAAACAGAGGGCATAAATCCTAGCAGTAAACAATGGAGGAAAGCCG TATACAGGGGAACCCTCAAAGACGAAACAAGTGTAGCTATAAAGACAGCCAAACTGGGCAACAGAAAAGGAACAGAGCCAG AGTATTATAGAAACTATCAGCTTCTTGATAAAAGTGATGTCTACAGTTTTGGTGTGGTGTTACTTGAACTCGTGACGTTTCGGAAGGTGATTGACTTCAGCAGGAATTTTGATTATGTGAACCTGGTTGTTTGGGTGCTTGGAAAACATGAGGAAGGAAAAGTTATGGACGTCGTAGAATCTCGCTTGACAGAAAAGGCTTCGCCTTTGGTGTTGGATACCATAAGAGTTGTGGCTTTAATGACGGTGGGTTGCTTGAAGGAGAAGAGGCAGGACACCATCGCCATCACGCCTCcagctattctggtttcaaaaacaCAACTGTCGTGCTAG